The proteins below come from a single Sorghum bicolor cultivar BTx623 chromosome 4, Sorghum_bicolor_NCBIv3, whole genome shotgun sequence genomic window:
- the LOC8084497 gene encoding cysteine proteinase 1 has translation MAHRVLLLLSLAAAVAVAAAVDTEDPLIRQVVPGGDDNELELNAESHFLSFVQRFGKSYKDAEEHAYRLSIFKANLRRARRHQLLDPSAEHGVTKFSDLTPAEFRRTYLGLRKSRRALLRELGKSANEAPVLPTDGLPDDFDWRDHGAVTPVKNQGSCGSCWSFSTSGALEGAHYLATGKLEVLSEQQMVDCDHVCDTSEPDSCDSGCNGGLMTNAFSYLQKAGGLESEKDYPYTGSDDKCKFDKSKIVASVQNFSVVSVDEGQIAANLIKHGPLAIGINAAYMQTYIGGVSCPYICGRTLDHGVLLVGYGAAGFAPIRLKDKPYWIIKNSWGENWGENGYYKICRGSNVRNKCGVDSMVSTVSAVRTSKE, from the exons ATGGCTCATCGCGTTCTCCTCCTCCTTTCTCTCGCGGCGGCCGTCGCGgtagccgccgccgtcgacacGGAGGATCCGCTGATCCGGCAGGTGGTTCCCGGCGGAGATGACAACGAGCTGGAGCTGAACGCGGAGTCCCACTTCCTGAGCTTTGTGCAGCGGTTCGGCAAGTCCTACAAGGACGCCGAAGAGCACGCGTACCGGCTGTCCATCTTCAAGGCCAACCTGCGCCGCGCGCGCCGGCACCAGCTGCTGGACCCGTCGGCGGAGCACGGCGTCACTAAGTTCTCCGACCTGACGCCGGCCGAGTTCCGCCGGACCTACCTCGGCCTCCGTAAGTCACGGCGCGCGCTCCTCAGAGAGCTCGGGAAGTCGGCGAACGAGGCGCCTGTGCTCCCCACCGATGGCCTGCCCGACGACTTCGATTGGAGGGACCACGGCGCCGTCACCCCTGTCAAGAACCAG GGTTCGTGCGGCTCGTGCTGGTCGTTCAGCACGTCGGGAGCGCTGGAGGGTGCGCACTACCTCGCAACTGGCAAGCTGGAGGTGCTTTCCGAGCAGCAGATGGTCGACTGTGACCACGTG TGTGATACATCAGAACCTGATTCATGTGATTCTGGGTGCAATGGTGGGCTGATGACGAATGCCTTCAGTTATCTCCAGAAGGCTGGTGGCCTTGAGAGTGAGAAGGATTACCCTTACACTGGGAGTGATGATAAATGCAAGTTTGACAAGTCCAAGATTGTTGCTTCAGTTCAGAACTTCAGTGTTGTGTCTGTTGATGAGGGTCAAATTGCTGCTAACCTCATTAAACATGGGCCACTGGCAA TCGGCATCAATGCTGCCTACATGCAGACATACATCGGAGGCGTGTCATGTCCATACATCTGTGGCAGGACCCTTGACCACGGTGTTCTCCTTGTTGGCTATGGCGCAGCTGGTTTTGCCCCCATTCGCCTGAAGGACAAGCCATACTGGATCATCAAGAACTCGTGGGGCGAGAACTGGGGGGAGAACGGATACTACAAGATATGCAGGGGTTCCAATGTTCGCAACAAGTGCGGCGTCGACTCCATGGTCTCTACCGTGTCCGCAGTCCGCACCTCGAAGGAGTAG